The following coding sequences lie in one Spinacia oleracea cultivar Varoflay chromosome 1, BTI_SOV_V1, whole genome shotgun sequence genomic window:
- the LOC110781810 gene encoding sister chromatid cohesion 1 protein 1 isoform X1 has translation MFYSHQLLARKAPLGQIWMAATMHAKMNRKKLDQIDIIRICEEILNPSVPMALRLSGILMGGVVIVYERKVRLLYDDVNRLLVEINSAWKVKPVVDPTVLPKSKNQAKFEAVTLPENADLGDVEQTIDYSNKFTNSATFQQTAYFAMRLDTIDELAESFREKEPNEGHHQAEPANITLDDPFDSYQVGSGLYNRFERFDIEGDEETQNNFPFQGHTEIPPAAVNSPPPEREPQKDDNSKSPSRENDIPEHPAEQANLPSPHLKEAGQQPQRRLQKRKPGRKNARGSPLLMDIEQTMLPSNIYQTWLQDTSDIQFKRPKIVEHDKAKSAVKVAKLLDLPPVALSCGLVGKYCEVYYPQPLLDLWMTSMQPRQDSPSGRTNSPHPPEPSSSSPLPGQDYRDPPEIPMGGFGNGVTSERLASRERLRSNLATGVELPINEFNLMSNGVGMTNQNAAVTNSGTSVPSPGPGLDFMSNTSDSSGRLMKKRPSSTKMNTAGLESLDEENQWIHDAAEHNLPSFGEQPQPRFKMPRHSRHGPTPDHELLIETGITQTQCVAVDEEAEMMANNISTHLKSYFETPGAPQTESLDQLAFGMNRKQAAQLFYQTCVLATRDVLKVQQNSAYGDITISRGVKM, from the exons ATGTTCTACTCTCATCAGCTGCTTGCTCGAAAAGCTCCACTCGGACAAATATG GATGGCAGCAACAATGCATGCGAAGATGAACAGGAAAAAGCTCGATCAAATCGACATCATCCGAATTtg CGAAGAAATCTTAAATCCTTCAGTACCAATGGCGCTGAGGCTATCTGGGATTTTAATGG gtgGTGTGGTGATTGTTTATGAACGCAAAGTTCGACTCCTCTACG ATGATGTTAATCGGCTTCTG GTTGAGATCAACTCAGCATGGAAGGTGAAACCTGTTGTGGACCCTacagttcttcccaaaagcaaaaatcaaGCCAA GTTTGAGGCTGTGACATTGCCTGAGAATGCAGATCTTGGAGATGTTGAGCAGACTATTGACTACTCAAACAAATTTACCAATAGTGCAACATTTCAGCAAACTGCTTATTTTGCCATG AGACTAGATACTATTGATGAGCTCGCTGAGAGCTTCAGGGAAAAAGAGCCGAATGAAGGCCACCATCAAG CGGAACCTGCTAATATTACCTTAGATGACCCCTTTGATTCATATCAAGTTGGCAGTGGTCTCTACAATCGTTTTGAAAG GTTTGATATTGAAGGAGACGAAGAAActcaaaacaattttccatttcAAGGGCACACAGAAATCCCACCTGCTGCTGTAAACTCTCCACCTCCAGAAAGGGAGCCACAGAAAG ATGATAATAGTAAGAGTCCTTCCAGAGAAAATGATATTCCTGAACATCCAGCAGAACAGGCTAATTTACCTTCTCCTCATCTCAAGGAGGCTGGACAG CAACCACAACGACGTTTACAGAAGCGAAAGCCAGGAAGAAAGAATGCAAGGGGGTCTCCTCtattaatggatattgaacAAACTATGCTTCCAAGCAATATATACCAGACCTGGCTCCAAGATACGAGTGACATACAGTTCAAGAGGCCCAAAATCGTAGAG CATGACAAAGCAAAATCAGCTGTGAAGGTAGCCAAACTATTAGACCTGCCACCAGTAGCGCTGTCTTGTGGACTAGTCGGTAAATACTGTGAAGTCTATTATCCACAACCGCTTCTAGACTTGTGGATGACAAGTATGCAGCCTAGGCAAGATTCACCTTCTG GAAGGACTAATTCACCACATCCACCAGAACCCTCATCATCCTCACCACTCCCAGGACAAGACTATCGAGATCCACCAGAAATT CCCATGGGAGGATTTGGCAATGGAGTGACATCTGAAAGATTAGCCTCGAGAGAAAGACTACGAAGCAACTTGGCGACAGGAGTTGAGTTGCCTATCAATGAGTTCAACCTCATGTCCAATGGTGTGGGCATGACTAATCAAAATGCTGCAGTCACTAACTCAG GAACATCTGTTCCCAGCCCAGGTCCTGGACTCGACTTCATGTCAAACACTTCAGACAGCTCAGGACG GTTAATGAAAAAAAGGCCTTCTTCAACAAAAATGAACACTGCTGGTCTTGAATCACTGGATGAGGAGAACCAATGGATACATGACGCAGCAGAACACAATCTACCATCGTTTGGTGAGCAACCTCAACCAAGATTCAAGATGCCTAGACACTCTCGACATGGTCCAACCCCTGATCATG AACTTCTGATAGAAACAGGAATTACTCAAACACAGTGTGTTGCAGTAGATGAGGAAGCCGAGATGATGGCCAACAATATCTCTAC GCATCTGAAGTCATACTTCGAGACACCAGGAGCACCTCAGACAGAATCATTGGACCAGCTTGCTTTTGGAATGAACAGGAAGCAAGCTGCACAGCTTTTCTATCAGACTTGTG TTCTAGCAACGCGTGATGTGCTGAAAGTACAGCAGAATTCAGCATATGGAGACATTACCATCTCTAGAGGAGTTAAGATGTGA
- the LOC110781810 gene encoding sister chromatid cohesion 1 protein 1 isoform X2, whose product MFYSHQLLARKAPLGQIWMAATMHAKMNRKKLDQIDIIRICEEILNPSVPMALRLSGILMGGVVIVYERKVRLLYDDVNRLLVEINSAWKVKPVVDPTVLPKSKNQAKFEAVTLPENADLGDVEQTIDYSNKFTNSATFQQTAYFAMRLDTIDELAESFREKEPNEGHHQAEPANITLDDPFDSYQVGSGLYNRFERFDIEGDEETQNNFPFQGHTEIPPAAVNSPPPEREPQKDDNSKSPSRENDIPEHPAEQANLPSPHLKEAGQQPQRRLQKRKPGRKNARGSPLLMDIEQTMLPSNIYQTWLQDTSDIQFKRPKIVEHDKAKSAVKVAKLLDLPPVALSCGLVGKYCEVYYPQPLLDLWMTSMQPRQDSPSGRTNSPHPPEPSSSSPLPGQDYRDPPEIPMGGFGNGVTSERLASRERLRSNLATGVELPINEFNLMSNGVGMTNQNAAVTNSGTSVPSPGPGLDFMSNTSDSSGRLMKKRPSSTKMNTAGLESLDEENQWIHDAAEHNLPSFGEQPQPRFKMPRHSRHGPTPDHELLIETGITQTQCVAVDEEAEMMANNISTHLKSYFETPGAPQTESLDQLAFGMNRKQAAQLFYQTCDQLRALQF is encoded by the exons ATGTTCTACTCTCATCAGCTGCTTGCTCGAAAAGCTCCACTCGGACAAATATG GATGGCAGCAACAATGCATGCGAAGATGAACAGGAAAAAGCTCGATCAAATCGACATCATCCGAATTtg CGAAGAAATCTTAAATCCTTCAGTACCAATGGCGCTGAGGCTATCTGGGATTTTAATGG gtgGTGTGGTGATTGTTTATGAACGCAAAGTTCGACTCCTCTACG ATGATGTTAATCGGCTTCTG GTTGAGATCAACTCAGCATGGAAGGTGAAACCTGTTGTGGACCCTacagttcttcccaaaagcaaaaatcaaGCCAA GTTTGAGGCTGTGACATTGCCTGAGAATGCAGATCTTGGAGATGTTGAGCAGACTATTGACTACTCAAACAAATTTACCAATAGTGCAACATTTCAGCAAACTGCTTATTTTGCCATG AGACTAGATACTATTGATGAGCTCGCTGAGAGCTTCAGGGAAAAAGAGCCGAATGAAGGCCACCATCAAG CGGAACCTGCTAATATTACCTTAGATGACCCCTTTGATTCATATCAAGTTGGCAGTGGTCTCTACAATCGTTTTGAAAG GTTTGATATTGAAGGAGACGAAGAAActcaaaacaattttccatttcAAGGGCACACAGAAATCCCACCTGCTGCTGTAAACTCTCCACCTCCAGAAAGGGAGCCACAGAAAG ATGATAATAGTAAGAGTCCTTCCAGAGAAAATGATATTCCTGAACATCCAGCAGAACAGGCTAATTTACCTTCTCCTCATCTCAAGGAGGCTGGACAG CAACCACAACGACGTTTACAGAAGCGAAAGCCAGGAAGAAAGAATGCAAGGGGGTCTCCTCtattaatggatattgaacAAACTATGCTTCCAAGCAATATATACCAGACCTGGCTCCAAGATACGAGTGACATACAGTTCAAGAGGCCCAAAATCGTAGAG CATGACAAAGCAAAATCAGCTGTGAAGGTAGCCAAACTATTAGACCTGCCACCAGTAGCGCTGTCTTGTGGACTAGTCGGTAAATACTGTGAAGTCTATTATCCACAACCGCTTCTAGACTTGTGGATGACAAGTATGCAGCCTAGGCAAGATTCACCTTCTG GAAGGACTAATTCACCACATCCACCAGAACCCTCATCATCCTCACCACTCCCAGGACAAGACTATCGAGATCCACCAGAAATT CCCATGGGAGGATTTGGCAATGGAGTGACATCTGAAAGATTAGCCTCGAGAGAAAGACTACGAAGCAACTTGGCGACAGGAGTTGAGTTGCCTATCAATGAGTTCAACCTCATGTCCAATGGTGTGGGCATGACTAATCAAAATGCTGCAGTCACTAACTCAG GAACATCTGTTCCCAGCCCAGGTCCTGGACTCGACTTCATGTCAAACACTTCAGACAGCTCAGGACG GTTAATGAAAAAAAGGCCTTCTTCAACAAAAATGAACACTGCTGGTCTTGAATCACTGGATGAGGAGAACCAATGGATACATGACGCAGCAGAACACAATCTACCATCGTTTGGTGAGCAACCTCAACCAAGATTCAAGATGCCTAGACACTCTCGACATGGTCCAACCCCTGATCATG AACTTCTGATAGAAACAGGAATTACTCAAACACAGTGTGTTGCAGTAGATGAGGAAGCCGAGATGATGGCCAACAATATCTCTAC GCATCTGAAGTCATACTTCGAGACACCAGGAGCACCTCAGACAGAATCATTGGACCAGCTTGCTTTTGGAATGAACAGGAAGCAAGCTGCACAGCTTTTCTATCAGACTTGTG ATCAACTGCGCGCATTGCAGTTCTAG
- the LOC130465606 gene encoding uncharacterized protein At5g39865-like, translating to MWVPWVKRSPAHHHTKSSSTNTFSFDDHPPPSPMNQHSPSLKDIETLFNHHPPLTPVHKHSLSSIPFAAVPQSPVHHSVSLKDIHSLLSDNPAQTQPRKPSVFHRVKTWAHRQSQHSQPPPPPDSQNRVVVYFTSLHAVRRTYEDCRTVRLILKGYRVKMDERDLSMDRSYIEELQRITPPSNGKRSSVPRVYVNGKCLGGVEEIRRLHENGELKRMIQGLGMDEGEEGICRVCGGYRYVVCEWCDGSHRRYVEGKSGFKNCNMCNVNGLILCGFCTSVGY from the coding sequence ATGTGGGTACCATGGGTGAAGAGATCTCCAGCGCACCACCACACCAAATCATCCTCCACCAACACCTTCTCATTCGACGACCACCCTCCGCCGTCACCGATGAACCAACACTCTCCATCGTTAAAAGACATTGAAACGCTATTCAACCACCACCCTCCTCTCACCCCTGTTCACAAACACTCTCTTTCCTCCATCCCTTTCGCCGCCGTGCCCCAAAGCCCGGTCCATCACTCTGTCTCCCTCAAGGACATTCATTCTCTCCTCTCCGACAACCCGGCCCAAACCCAACCCCGAAAGCCCTCCGTCTTCCACCGAGTCAAAACATGGGCCCACCGTCAGTCTCAGCATTCCCAACCACCTCCACCGCCTGACTCCCAAAACAGAGTCGTAGTCTACTTCACCAGCCTCCACGCGGTGAGAAGAACATACGAGGATTGCAGAACCGTCAGATTAATTCTCAAAGGGTATCGGGTAAAAATGGACGAACGTGATTTATCAATGGACAGGAGTTACATCGAGGAGCTACAGAGGATCACACCACCTTCAAATGGGAAAAGATCAAGTGTGCCGCGGGTGTACGTGAACGGGAAATGCTTAGGAGGGGTAGAGGAGATCCGACGGTTGCACGAGAATGGAGAATTGAAGAGGATGATCCAAGGGCTGGGAATGGATGAAGGAGAAGAGGGAATTTGTAGGGTGTGTGGCGGGTACAGGTACGTAGTGTGTGAATGGTGTGATGGAAGTCATCGGAGGTATGTGGAGGGGAAATCTGGGTTTAAGAATTGTAATATGTGTAATGTCAACGGTTTGATTCTTTGTGGGTTTTGTACTTCTGTGGGTTACTGA